The genomic region agaagggagggaaaaaaacaaagagacaacAGAGCACACATATAACACTTGtcgacaaaaacaaaaagaaccaCGCACTTTTGCATCTGAACCTTATCACAAGATTATTACGCTGGCGACCTCTTTGCGTCACACTCCTCAAGATGATCATCATAAGACTAAAGCCTAAATGAATCCCTCAGGAACAAGGGTTTATCTCTTATGTAAACTCATCTGGCACAACTCTATaaatctgtgtttatttttccaaAGTGGGGACCTCTAGGGGGTCCCTGAGGGGGGTCAAGGGAGTCCCCAGCAATTTTTCCATCGAAAAGTAACAGAATGAAAGGATGAatgactattttggtcatgggtttcatacatttaagagaaaaaaaaacatctataaGCAAAAACTGAGGCAAAATCTTAACTGGGGTCTAATTTGTTTAGTTCAGGGGTTCCTGACGTGAAAAAGTTTGGGAACCACTACTCTAAACAGCCAAAGATGTATGATTGTTGTGTTTTGGGTCGAAGTTGCAATGTGTCACTGTCACATAATGAGAAAGTGAGCAAGTTACCAGATGACTACAGTTAGAACAAAGCAGGGCCGACCTCAATCTACACTGATAACACTGATCATCTCAAGATAAATGTCGCTTTTGACATACTGAaacgaaacacacacacacacatacacacacacatcatggaCACTCATACCCACACGCAAATGCTGTATCAGCAGGATCCTAAAAACCTATTCATCTCAAGCCACTGCGCCTAATCCCTCATTATTACAGTCTGTCACAAACCCAAAGCTATTCATACAAGCagagacaataataaaaaccacttaaaaaaaagtaattagcACACTCTGCATTATacatattcatcatttattacCTCATCTAATTGCATGATGTGGCTACTTCCAGCAggaataaagacacacacagagacacacacatacagagaagcCATGCTGCAGCTGTCCAACTGGCACTGCTCCTCATCCGCCAGCACACAAAAGGAGCCGCAGAAGACTGAAAAACCCATGTGCTCTTGTGCACAATGTCACACTATTTTATAACGCCGGTCATTTAGGAAAAGCGGGCCAGCATGTGGCAGTTCAATTCATACAATAATAGCCTATATAACTGCTTGATAATGACCATGTCTTTAAACGCAACACAGACTACACACAGGCAATGCCGCTATGAAAAAagaatgttttagtgtatttataCGTAGAAGCAGTGTTGAAAACTGGAGGAAgggaaaataaatacagtatggaggtaaagaaaaaaggaaataaggtgtttttcttcctgtaaGGTAGAGAGGAGTGGAGGTAGAGGTTTGGTTACATTCTCCCGTTAGCTAAAATGACCGCCGCCGGGTCATAGACAACATTGAAAGCTCTGCTCACCACAAGGTCCACGGAGGTCTTCACAGCCTCCGACACGCTCTGTCTGACTTCCGCGGCCGTCCCAGGTTTGCTTAACCTCTTCGTGAATTTCCGTACCTCAGACATGATGTCGCGACGGTTAAAATCCACTTTGTGTGTCCCGGTGTGAATGTGAGCATGCCGGGGGTAAAGGACGGAGCGGCGGCTACTGCTGTTGTGTGTGACAGCCAGATGTGGGTTGTGTGtttggaaggggaggggaggagggaggtgagggGGATGAAGCAGCCAGAGGTTCGCTTAGCGAGGCggggccgctgctgctgctgccgccgttgctgctggtgctggtgatgatggtgatgagaggagagcagagaggttGTAATAGCCGTGATGCGTCACTCGTACCCGCTTTCCGTCTCTCCTCAGTGGAGTGGATTTTTAACAAAGATCGTCTATGTAAAGAAGACAATGAGTGAGCGTTACTATTTAATTCGAGTCAGTTCATGGTTATTGGCATGGCAGACGTTTACAATGACAAAGcaagtatgaaatgaaaaaaaaaaacataactaaaaaatatacataaacagAAAAATTGTGATTTTGCTGTAAAATGTATAGTCACAACTGTGTTATGGACAaattcaaatatcacaatatttttgaccaaatacttcAATATAAATACTGGGAAAACATTGTAGGAGTGATTATttatgctttcacaaaatatttatacaatgagatttttaataatcatcaataatgtggatataatgacccagtggataaaggcagataatagaacagctGTCTAAGTTACATGATTTTACTGAAACGTAGCCTTTAAAACCCGGAAATGACTCAACTTACACCCTTACACCATATGAGTATTAcatgatatattatattgtcCAGCCATACAAAGTGAGACCTATattgcaacattttttaatgagtgtatttagttatttttttcgTTACCGTGAAGGTGTAATCCTCAATTTGTTTTTACTAATTTTGAAATAATAACCCCAAATTTTGTTTGTAGGACACAATTACTCAGTAGGACACACGGGAAACTTAAATGAATGGTCTTCTGATGAATGACACTACAAACAAGTACAGACAAATTGTAGGTCTACTGTAGTGTAAAATATATGGCAGTATAGACAATTAGTTTGTACACCGCTTTGCGCTTTCAGGCCAATGACAAAAACAATCTACAGATAATAAATGCAGAACTCATTTAAATAGAATCTCCTTACAACAATGTTATAATGACttctttaactttaatttgAGTTAAAGTTACTAAAGTACTTGAATTAAAGTTGAGTCAGTATTTGACTTGATATGCCCTCCTATACTGCCATCTTGTGGAAGGTTTTTGCCATTTCTAtttcttctctcattttcttaGTATTGTTACCATTGGTCTGCTGGGTAGCATATACACCAAATATATAGAATAACCATTACATAGAGTTGCAATCCCTTTTGCAAAGTTTGCATGTTGTTTAATATTAAAGCTTCTTCagttcatgtactgtatgtctccTGCTTTGTAACTCATGTAAATGTCCTTTTAAATTAATAAGTAATCcatgaagaaatgaaagagatgGAATTAATTGGATAGACATTGGAAAGTggtactattttttttaatgattttatttcaaattaagGTGTATAGTACAGGTATTTACCAAATACTACTGTAAATATATACCAAGATACATGACaagaaggattgaaaggaggcTGCTTACATGGGTGAACctgtttgtttacattattCCAATCACATGACTTAGTGAGATCAGTTGTTAGCTCAGAGGAGCATGCTATGCTAAAAAAGGACATTAGTGGTACACAGTCTGCAGCCGatgatgtgttttcatttttgtttattttctcccaTGGTTACATTGCAATATATAACGTGAGGTAAGGTTAAATAAGAATGACatgtatacataaatataactTCATACTTGGACTGCAGTGAAGTTAGGtcagcaaacaaaaaagaaaaagaaaactttacAGTAGAGATACTTATTATGAATTAAAGTCATTATGAATAAAATGATCCTCACCTCTTTAATCTTACCAAgaaagaaattcaaattgaGCCTGTAGCCACACGCAAGTTAGCTAAAGTTGACTGCCACTACTCATCTTAAGATGcaaatgtactgtaaatactacACAACAACCTTGATCCTGAACAGGTTCTTGTTTAAACAAAACGAGGAGAGCAGAAATGCTGATTACCATGGCGATGATATTGAAGTGATTTAAACATGTTAAAGTTATGAACTCTTAAGAGGAGCATTCAGTTagccctctttctctgctgaaTGTACTACATAGTTACTGTCCAAATGCCAGCATATCACTGTGAGCCATCACACGCTGAAAAAAAGGGACCGGCTGGCTTCTGCATCAGATATGATCTTCACTTATTATTGTACATGGTGAGTTCTTTCAGAGCCCAGTTTTTCACTTCGATCTCCTGCCTTAATTTGCTGTACTGCTCAGCGAGGGCCTCAAACTCCTTTCCCAAAATCTCGAAGGAGGCCAGTTTTAACTCCGTAGACTGCTTCTCCACCTTGCAGGCTTTTAGCTCAGACTCCAGTTTCCCCCTGCAATCGAGGTGCAAAAAGAACAGCATGTTAGATTCAGCAATAGTTGTTTCTATCACTTTTCTAAAAGCTTGGATCCAGAAGTTATCGTTCAAACACCAAGAGCATttaaatgacaaacacacaagtgAGAGTGAGTTGCCCTTCTGAAAATAGTCTCTTGCCTTATTTTTCTATGAGCAGATATTGCGTCGGGTGTGTATGTGTCCAGCTGGATTTCCACCATCTCAGTCCTttaaaagaagaggagaaaaacagaaaataacagatGCTTTACTTTTATTCTTTTGAAGAATTACTGTATGCTAGAAATACTGACAGTTTGGCATTGCATACAATCATACCAACtgaaacaaacttttaaaataaatattctaaAAGTCCAAAATAATTAGAACTCACAGTATTTAGCTGATTGGGAAATTTTCTTGTCACTTTGAACAACTGCCAAAATGCCTGGAAGTGCGTAGTGTCAAATTTATTTATACAGACAACCAATTAAAAGCTCCTTACTTGATCTTCTGTATGACTAATTCACATTTGCTTTCAAGGTAATCCAACTTCTTCCTATCCAAGTCTGACTGGATCCTCAGCCTGTGGTCCAGGATGAGAGACTGCAGAAGCTGAATGCATTTAAGCAGCTCCTGCACATGGAACCACAAGTCAGtcaaacagaggagagagaaaaagcagaAGGCAAAGTATTCCACATTTATGGCAAGAACTATTttgatctttttatttttaggatTTCAGTTGGGTATCTATTTCCAGTGAGTGGCTTTCTTCAAACtgtgcaaaaaaacacagaatgctCACCTATTTGATAACCCTACAGAAGCAGAGGGCATTTATTAGGTTTACTTACAGAGAGGTAGAGCTGCGCCTGTCTTTGCAAGAGAACTGTGTTTTCCCGGGAGGTCTCTTTTAAACTCTCcgctcttttcttctctttgtccaGTAGGGACGACAGATGAGACAACTTGCTGTTCTTCAGACCCTCACTCTCATTCTCTGGAGATGATACAAAAACATCCTGGTCATCATTCTTATGTAGAAGGTTATAAAAGGTGAATGAGGAGGTTGGAGGGTAGAAACAGATAAAGGAGTGTTTAGAGACTGTACCACATTCAGGCTGGTAGTAGGAGAGGAGGCTAAGACACTTTTTCTTGAGATGTTTCTCCAGCTCTCTGGGTAGACTCTGTTTCATTCTTTTCACATTCTGGcaaatataaatacagcatTGAAAGGCAAAACTCACATCTTGTATTGATAATATAAAAGAGGTTTTAGTtagtaaaacatattttactgtgAGACCAAAACTAATTTCAGTTAGGTTATAAAAATccacacaataataatacacCGAAAGGCAGTAAGTTACCTCCAGGAATGTAGGTATATTTATGACTCACCTTCTCCAATGGCATGAGCTCCATCACCTGTTGGGGGTTCAGGCCCAGGACAGAGGGTTGGTCCTGGTCGGTAGTGCTACTTGGATCCAGCAGTTTGACACACTGAGCCACCAGGAGACACTTCTCCATCGTCGCgtaaaactacacacacacacacacacacacacacacacacacacacacacacacacacacacacacacacacacacacacacacacacacacacacacacacacacacacacacacacacacacacacacacacacacacacaccaaatgatACATGACAGTTAttgtgtatgtttatattttccttTGGAGCTAACTATGTGAAGGGGAAGTCATTAAGTGAAGCTTTACTGATCAAAAATATATCTCTCAATGATTCCCTGACAgctgtttgtgcatttgtggAATGTGTGAATGAGTACTACTGTATGTAAAGTGTACCATGTTCTGGTCAGGCGGTACAGTGGCATGTTGCTTCCTGACACAGTGGTCCTGGATCATTTCCTGCAGGCCTTTGTGGAGACTCTCAGATCGTAGCCAAAGCCTCCTCTGGCTCTGCAGCCTCTGCTCAGCCTGGAGAGGAGCAGACACATGTATAAGCACTTAAGATACCGAAAACTTACACTCAGGTATGTGCAGGAAGAGAAATCCATGTTACTGTAATTCTTACTGGTTGCCAGTAGAGGTCAGTAAGTCATAGACTACTTACAGTGTAATGAATATCAATAACTTGGTCAGTGAATCCAACAAGTAagaagtttggacacacctacTCATTGAAgggtttttcattattttctacatttactATCTTTGTTTCTACACTCTTCTATTTTATACATTGTagaacaaaactgaaaacaccaaaactataaaataacacataaGGAATTATGCAGCAAACAAAGTGTTGGACAAACCAAAATATGTTTCATAGTTTAAATTTCAAAAAGTGTTTGCTTTAATGATAACTTTGCACTCAGCTTCATGAAGTTGTCACACTGAATGGTTTTCAATTAGCAGGGAAGCTCATTAGTCAAAAGTTAATTAGTAGAGGAACTTCTTGCCTTCTTAATATGTTTTGCATTGTGTCGAAATAGTGTTGGTATGCAGCAAATAACCCTATTCTGCAACTGTAGTTATCCAGTATATGGTTAGAACGGCTCAACtaagaaaagagaaatgacaGTCCTTATTACTTTGAGACATGAAGGTCAGTCTTTCCAGATAATTTCAACAACTTTGAAAGTTGCTTCAAAATCTCACGAGGACCGTCCCAGGAAAAGAAGACCAAGAGTTATCTCTACGGCAGAGGAGAAGTTCATTACAGTTACTGGCCTCAGAAATCGCCAATTAACAACACCTCTGattaaagcattaaaacagATCAAGTAGGAGACACATCTCAACACCAGCTGTTAGGAGGACACCGCGTGGATCAGGCTTTTATAGTCTAACTGCTGCTAAGAAACCACTCCTGAGACAGACCAATAAGAAGAAGACAATTGCTTAGGAATTGACATTAGACCAGTGGAAATCTGTACTTTGGTCTGCTGAGTCCAAACTTCAAATTTCTGGTTGCAGCCACCGTATGTTTGTGAGACACACAGAAGGTGAACGGCTTGTATCTGCATGTGTGGTTTCCACCGTGGAGCATGGAGGAAGAGGTGTGATGGCTTGGGGGGGCTTTGCGGGTAACACTGCTAATGATTTATTCAGGATTCATGGCACATTTAACCAGCATGCTGCCACAACATCCTGTAGCGATACACAGTTTGTGCTTAGTAGGACTGTGTGCCTCATTCATTAATATCTGCGTGAAATGTTCTTACTTTGTGTACACAATATAGCACACAAGGTTACCGTCTGATTCATGCCATGCGCACACAAGCCAGATTTGTGAATCAGAATAATTCGAAATTGACAGGCATGTGCTCGCTGCTTAGTAATTAGcacactaccccccccccccctccatttcTCTATATAAGGACAGCTCTGTTGGAGCACTGCAGCAGCGGAGAGCACTGTCACTCATTACAAAGAGGAGCATGATGGTAAAAATGTAGAATAACCTTACTGCTGGTGAAATGCAATTAATCACTGtcacacaatatggaaattctCATATATAAGCTGCTGTCATCTAAAAGGGTTAACACCATTTTTgatatattaataatttcattacatttatgatgatgatttatagTCTTAAAGAAACTGTGTATTATTAGAAATTCCACATTTCTAAATGTATATTTAGGcccagacatttttttttaataattgtgGTTCTAATATACTGTTTGCACTGAACAAATATTGACTGAATCAGCTTTTAAACACCATAGAACATTTATTATTTGAACATATACATGGTCTAAGGCAGTTCTAAATTTGTTCAAAGAGCAATAATAAATTAGTTTGTCATCCTTCTCTTTTTAACTCAAAACTATATATTTAGAACCATTATGTATATCTGAGTAGTATATAGCATCAGGGTCTAAgtacacatttgtgtgtatgcactGTTTGTGAACGAGCCCCACTGACCCAAAACACACCACAAGGCTACGTGAGAGCTGTCTGCTCATGAAGCTGATGAAAATATTTCCAATAGTGTGCATATCTGCCATCTAGGCATATGGTGGCTATTTTTGAGGaatctaaaatatgaaacatactTTAAGACTTTTCTGTTTACTACACGATTccaaatgtgttattattacacACTGCACTCCATGCATTGCAATGAGCTTGTATGTCAAATGTGGAAGATATTGATGGTGTGAGCACAGTGTCTGCTGATACCTTGTCCAGCTCCGTTTTCAATGAGACAGTGAGTCCAGTTTGGTCCACATGTTGCGACAGGGTGGCCAGGAGTTTACACAACTGAGGGTTCTGTGTCAGGTCCTCCtctgtcatgtcacacagtgGGAATGAGGCCAGAActgggagggaggacagaataTGTAAAACGATGTCAATGACTGTCCGGAGGAGATTCAATACTACAAATGTGACCTGATACATTTATTAGCCACTTTCTACTTTTACAACCcataaaatattacttttgttGTATAGGACATTAATTTATCCGGAATAAAGTAGGTTACAAGCCATCATTCGTGTATTTTATCATAGCAAGTACATAAGAacataaacatgttttcttaCCCTGTTGATGCAAACTGTCTCCCTTCCCAAGCGATGAAACGTTTGTAGACTCTGTACCAGCAGACATTTCGACTAAATAATACTCCTTATTAACCTAGAAAGTTGTCAATTTAAGTTTTTTCTGTTTACTTTTCTCGctaacagaaaagaaaatacgACACCACAAGAACGGATCTACTTCCTGCTTCAAGCAGCGCGCCTTTGTCGGGAGCGCTCCTATTGGTTAACTGACCCATGTGATCAAGCTGCGTTCTGCCAATCCGCGAGAGCTGTATATTCCTTTAAATAGCctaataaatatacattatacattgttaaatcatattcattttaatatataataatatattaattgcgcagtatttttttatgtttttatatagaAGTCATTTTCAATAGTGTTCGGTGGTTTAAAAAAGTGTCAGAAAAGTTCATTCAAAGACTGAAAACAAGTGAAAGACATTAGAATTAGATgccaaaaacatgaaatatgcctaatttataataataattccaaTTAATCTAGTCAGGAGTGTCATGGTGGATGAAATAAAGGCGAATTATAGCAGTGTTGTTGTAACGCCATAAGCCACAGAAATGAATTATGAATGGTGTATTAATGAGTGTTAGGCTTAATTTAGAACTGACAGAGCAAGAGACCTtttatcttcacacacacaaagtatcTAATGTCATTATCAAGGGTTGGAAATAgcttatgtgtgtgtccataaaTTCTCTGCACTTCTCACAATCATAAGCACTTGAGAAGAGGTAAGGCATGCGCTAGTGTTACACCAGGCAGCCCTCAAACATACATTCTCCATAGTGTGAATGAATTTCATACATAACGCAAGCACTAAATCCTGCGTCATGCCAGTTCTGGGATAGCCAATTCTAGAAAATGCCAGCGTGTCTCAAAGCTGAAAAGACCTTTTGATGATGTGCttgtatgtgtttatggtcAAAATTTCCTTGTTGTATGTATCAGTGTTACAATGATAAGGAGAGGACACTGGACATCTGTGCTCCTGGTGAGCTGCACTGCAGCTCTCATCCCTGTGGTTACGGCTGTTAATGTCAATGTGTCCCACCTGTGTGAGTTACAATAGATCCAGTGGCTCTAGGGTTGAAGTTGACAGATATGCAATGTTAAACTGTTTTGACCAGGGACCAATATTATGTAAATTCAGTCTTAAAAGATGGACTCTCTGaattttggaaatgaaaacaagCCTACAGGCAAATTAAGATCCTGATGTGTAGTTTAGACATTGCAGTTccaaaataagataaaacagaGGAGCATTTAACTACAAAAATAATCCACATGATTGGAGATGTTTGTGAACATCAGTCTTGTGGCGCCAGTGTTGTAATCAAAGCTCCTTAAATGAACACAAGCACAGTGTCATATGCCATCATTTCTCTACATTATACCTCAAGCTGGACTGAGTTTAATTGTCATAGTGGGTGTTTTTtggcttgtttttgtttattcatgGAGATGGTTCCTGTTGCCATTTGCTGATGCTGGTCAGCTTTCTCATAAAcctcaacatcatcatcatagacGTGATATTTTCTTGCCAGCAGCAGTGGAGCTAATGTGTTTTACCAGAGCTTGTTAGACTTTCAGGCAGATGTGATTTTGCAAGaagaaatctttttttgttttaataaacacCAATGCCAAGTTGTTATATTCCTCTCTATTTGGTTTTGTGTGCCAgatttgtttgactttttttctgcctttgctGCCGTGGCAAAGAAAATCAATTCAAAGTCAAGTGGCAATACTGTACAAGTGAAGTCTGCTAGGGCTTCACTGGCAGGGGGTTAGTCAGGTAGGCGGGTGAGTATGGCTCACAACTGACATAATGACTTCTTCAGTACTTGAAAGCTGAGAAGAGATGACACAACATGCCTTATCTTTTGTTGGGGTTTCTGGCTGCTCAAAAGCACTCACCTATATTTTACTGTCAATCTTATCTATTCTGAGCCTTTTTGTCCTCCTTCATGATGTacaatttttgtcttttgtgtcaAAATTCTCCACAAAACTGGTTAGAAATGAAACAATTGATTGAGCAAATCCAGTTTCTGTTAATATGTCCTATCTATGTTAAATCTGGAGTTCTGCAATTGTGAGTATTCCTGCACTGTTCAGCTTTCTACCATGACCTCTGGCCCCTTATGTGTGCTTCTCACAGCTGTTTCCTCGCAACAGTCTTTGACCATATCTGGTCTTCTTGGTGCTGCATTCCTGGTGCTTTGTAACCATACCCTTACCTAACTTTGCCCACATGGTTACATACTTCTTTACTCATAATTTTTATTCTTTGGTCTAGACAAGGTGACAAATTgtgacaataaatatataagaaaATCCTAATCCagtgttttctcctctcttccagATTCTAGATGTGTGCCTCCACCATGTGATGTAAGTGTTGCTTGGTAAATAATATGTGTAGTAACTTCACTAGTGTGCTGTTTACACAATGGCTGGTGGTCCTCATTCATCAATGAGTGGGCAAAATTAGATGTGGGAGCCAGTCAATTTGTGCAGGATTATAATTGACAAGAGATAAAACCAACGGATTGTGTCAGGATGCAACTCTTTGGATTTGATTGGTCACACTTGCGGACCAACCCTTATTTGCTACACCAATTAACGAAAACTAGGATTGATTGCTGGGATTATTGACCAATTATAAGCGCACATTTCCTAATGGGCGGCTCTTGGCTACGGAGGGGTGGGGTGTTTGAGGTCATTCAGTCAGTCCCTCTCTGATTCACTCTATCGGCGTGTGTTTGAGGGGACGGGGTAGTTGGAGTAAAGGAGTCGCCGGGCGGCAGTGCATCTCAAAACGCCTTTTTTTTGGGAGCGAGACACCGCTGAAAAAATTGCACCACCAACTGAAGAaaacgaccccccccccccccggtgaCGACTTGTGTGAAATTTATTCAACGCAACGACTGCGCCACACGCACAACCAACAAACGCAGCCAGGCTGTATCAAATGCTAGCCAGCTAGCATCCCTGAAAACGGACGGTATCAAGGTGTTGATAGCTAGCCTCCCAGCTAATTATCCAGCAGATAGCATCCTTAGCTTTTGCTTTTTCCTCTTCGCCGTTGCTCGTGGCGGCGCCTTCTCAGCTAGCGAGCACCGTATCCCGCAttgagacaaacaaaaacaccgGCGCCTCCTCCCCGGCTGCTCCTGGAGACAGCGTCTGCGTTTGCATTAGTTTGACACCATCACACCCATCTCCCCCCTAACCCCTCTTCACCTCTtgccccccccctacccccttacccccttctctctctctcccctacCACCCGAAACACTGGAAATCCACAAGCGGCCGGAGAGCGGCGAGGGGCCGGCGAGGCTGGGGGTGGTACCGCTACCGGACTCGCAGGGAGTCGTAACGGCTACAGACAAGCTCAACCGTGGGGAGCTACCGACGAGCATGGATGGGCTGGCCGTGGAGGTC from Scomber japonicus isolate fScoJap1 chromosome 22, fScoJap1.pri, whole genome shotgun sequence harbors:
- the haus4 gene encoding HAUS augmin-like complex subunit 4, which gives rise to MSAGTESTNVSSLGKGDSLHQQVLASFPLCDMTEEDLTQNPQLCKLLATLSQHVDQTGLTVSLKTELDKAEQRLQSQRRLWLRSESLHKGLQEMIQDHCVRKQHATVPPDQNMFYATMEKCLLVAQCVKLLDPSSTTDQDQPSVLGLNPQQVMELMPLEKNVKRMKQSLPRELEKHLKKKCLSLLSYYQPECENESEGLKNSKLSHLSSLLDKEKKRAESLKETSRENTVLLQRQAQLYLSELLKCIQLLQSLILDHRLRIQSDLDRKKLDYLESKCELVIQKIKTEMVEIQLDTYTPDAISAHRKIRGKLESELKACKVEKQSTELKLASFEILGKEFEALAEQYSKLRQEIEVKNWALKELTMYNNK